In the genome of Cronobacter malonaticus LMG 23826, one region contains:
- the hsp20-GI gene encoding small heat shock protein sHSP20-GI — MSALTPWDPFRELDELQNRLATMFGRIPQRQGARTGNEAMTTADWAPMADISEDENAFLLKLDLPEVPKDAVRVSAENGVLTISGERKLEKEEQGKKFHRIERAYGRFVRSFVLPDNVDPTKVTASMKDGVLEVRLVKAEQAKPKQIEISVN, encoded by the coding sequence ATGTCTGCATTGACTCCGTGGGACCCCTTCCGGGAACTGGATGAATTGCAAAACCGCCTGGCGACGATGTTCGGACGAATACCCCAGCGACAGGGCGCCCGTACCGGCAACGAAGCCATGACCACGGCGGACTGGGCACCAATGGCGGACATCAGCGAGGATGAGAACGCATTCCTCCTCAAGCTGGATCTGCCGGAGGTCCCCAAGGATGCCGTGCGCGTCAGCGCGGAAAACGGTGTGCTCACCATCAGCGGCGAGCGCAAACTGGAAAAAGAGGAGCAGGGCAAGAAGTTCCACCGCATCGAACGTGCCTATGGCCGCTTTGTGCGCAGCTTTGTCTTGCCTGACAACGTTGATCCGACCAAGGTGACGGCTTCCATGAAAGACGGCGTGCTGGAAGTGCGGCTTGTCAAGGCCGAGCAAGCCAAACCGAAACAGATTGAAATCTCAGTCAACTAA
- the yfdX1 gene encoding heat resistance protein YfdX1 produces MNIKQPQYTFSALALAVVVGLSGPALAQSAAGSSPGAAAPSAASKAAQPQVDDKAAREADKKRAELTQDAITALTKTQEALTLLDAKKTKEALAALELASGKLELVLARDAKLALAPVDVRVITHDIHANVESVKKAVKLSRELLGDGEVQKARPIVANLASEIVIQTDNLPMATYPAAIKSAARLIDSGKIDNAKAELARALNTLVVTSVAFPLPVLRAEAAMAKAEKLAETDRRDAKQNEELSTLLSSVRTEIEMAQILGYGKKADFKPIFDQVKSIEQKSAGGKSGKGWFDELKTRIQKLF; encoded by the coding sequence ATGAATATCAAACAGCCACAATACACCTTCTCCGCACTTGCCCTGGCGGTCGTCGTCGGACTGAGCGGACCGGCTCTGGCCCAATCGGCGGCAGGTTCTAGCCCAGGTGCTGCAGCACCCTCTGCCGCATCCAAGGCGGCACAGCCACAGGTAGATGACAAGGCCGCCCGGGAAGCCGATAAAAAGCGTGCCGAGCTCACTCAAGACGCCATCACGGCGCTCACCAAGACCCAGGAGGCTTTGACCCTCCTTGATGCAAAGAAGACCAAGGAGGCGCTTGCTGCGCTGGAACTGGCCAGCGGAAAGCTGGAACTGGTATTGGCACGCGACGCCAAACTTGCTTTGGCGCCGGTCGATGTACGCGTCATCACCCACGATATCCACGCCAACGTGGAATCGGTAAAGAAAGCGGTCAAGTTGTCTCGGGAGTTGTTGGGTGATGGCGAGGTGCAAAAGGCCCGGCCCATCGTTGCCAATCTGGCCAGCGAAATCGTAATCCAAACCGACAACCTTCCGATGGCAACGTACCCGGCAGCGATCAAGTCGGCCGCACGGCTCATCGACAGCGGCAAGATCGACAACGCCAAAGCGGAACTCGCCCGAGCACTGAACACGCTGGTGGTGACCTCGGTCGCCTTTCCTCTGCCCGTGCTACGGGCCGAAGCCGCGATGGCAAAAGCTGAAAAGCTGGCCGAGACCGACAGGCGCGATGCCAAGCAGAACGAGGAGCTCAGCACCTTGCTGTCGTCCGTGCGCACGGAGATCGAGATGGCGCAGATCCTGGGTTATGGCAAGAAGGCGGACTTCAAACCCATCTTCGATCAGGTGAAGTCCATTGAGCAAAAGTCGGCTGGTGGCAAAAGCGGCAAGGGATGGTTCGACGAGTTGAAGACGCGCATCCAAAAGCTATTTTGA
- the yfdX2 gene encoding heat resistance protein YfdX2: MNEQTPNPNATNEGKNEQAAVSSLPVSPESKPEVVTEVQPEVQKETDSQAADKRKQVLDEAVSALSLTKSALAALDGKDTARALATLAEVTGKLELIVAREPTLALAGVDVRTIVHDLFANTETIEAMTDEALDALKHGEVQQARHVLALLASEIVITVTNIPLASYPAAVKAVVPLIDQGKIEEAKAALQSALSTLVEERSVLPLPVLRAKLLLKRAEPLVEDGQRSEASNERLETLLNEARQQLEMAELLGYGKRKDFEPLYAELKKIKEKTGGGGCGKGWLDEVKAKLSKLF; encoded by the coding sequence ATGAATGAGCAAACACCGAATCCCAATGCGACGAACGAAGGAAAAAACGAACAGGCCGCGGTAAGCAGCCTTCCTGTCAGTCCAGAGTCCAAGCCTGAAGTCGTCACGGAGGTACAGCCTGAGGTTCAGAAAGAAACGGACTCGCAGGCGGCAGACAAACGTAAACAAGTCCTCGATGAGGCAGTCTCGGCCTTGTCGCTGACCAAATCAGCGCTGGCCGCACTTGACGGCAAGGACACTGCACGCGCATTGGCAACGCTGGCCGAAGTGACGGGAAAGCTGGAGCTGATCGTCGCGCGCGAACCCACGCTCGCCCTGGCCGGCGTTGATGTGCGCACCATCGTGCACGACTTGTTCGCCAACACGGAAACCATTGAGGCGATGACCGACGAGGCGCTGGATGCCCTCAAACATGGCGAGGTGCAACAGGCTCGCCACGTGCTGGCTTTGCTGGCCAGTGAAATCGTGATCACGGTCACCAACATCCCTTTGGCGTCCTATCCCGCAGCCGTGAAGGCAGTCGTGCCGCTGATCGATCAGGGCAAGATCGAAGAAGCCAAAGCCGCGCTGCAGTCAGCGCTCAGCACGCTGGTCGAGGAGCGCAGCGTGCTTCCGCTGCCCGTCCTGCGTGCGAAGCTGCTCCTGAAGCGCGCCGAGCCCCTGGTAGAAGATGGTCAGCGCAGCGAAGCATCCAATGAGCGCCTGGAGACATTGTTGAACGAAGCCCGGCAGCAGTTGGAAATGGCAGAACTGCTGGGCTATGGAAAAAGGAAGGACTTTGAGCCCCTGTACGCTGAACTCAAGAAAATCAAGGAAAAGACGGGAGGGGGAGGCTGCGGAAAAGGCTGGCTCGATGAAGTCAAGGCAAAACTGTCCAAGTTGTTCTGA
- the hdeD-GI gene encoding heat resistance membrane protein HdeD-GI — protein sequence MNTDTIANSNADDPTKALCSLSQNWWLFVLRGVLALIFAALAFWMPQSALLAMTIMFGAFSLVNGAFNLFAAVRHIQKKERWGWLLFSGIVGILTGVVVLVAPWVATIVLASFLWASVGFWAIFTGVLEISAAVRLRREIKGEIWLALSGLLSIILGAIVLWIFFTRPVESFVAAGWLLGFHAAVYGVTLLFLSWSLRKTRLG from the coding sequence ATGAACACAGACACCATCGCCAATTCCAATGCGGATGACCCCACCAAAGCACTGTGTTCGCTGAGCCAAAATTGGTGGCTTTTTGTGCTGCGCGGTGTCTTGGCATTGATTTTTGCAGCCCTCGCGTTCTGGATGCCACAATCGGCTCTGTTGGCCATGACCATCATGTTCGGCGCATTTTCCTTGGTCAATGGCGCGTTCAACTTGTTTGCAGCGGTGCGCCATATCCAGAAAAAAGAGCGCTGGGGCTGGCTGCTGTTCAGCGGCATTGTCGGCATACTTACGGGCGTCGTCGTCCTGGTTGCTCCTTGGGTCGCCACGATAGTCTTGGCTTCTTTTTTATGGGCTAGCGTGGGCTTCTGGGCGATTTTCACCGGTGTGCTGGAGATATCCGCCGCCGTTCGGCTGCGTCGGGAAATCAAGGGTGAAATCTGGCTTGCCCTCAGTGGACTGCTCTCGATTATCCTTGGTGCTATCGTCTTGTGGATATTTTTTACCCGTCCGGTCGAGTCATTCGTGGCCGCAGGCTGGCTGTTGGGTTTCCATGCGGCAGTCTATGGCGTCACGCTTTTGTTCTTGAGTTGGAGTCTTCGCAAAACGCGCCTGGGGTAA
- the trx-GI gene encoding heat resistance system thioredoxin Trx-GI → MKNELHLVCPHCQSINRVPTAKLSEHPNCGRCQQPLFTGEPIELTTATFSRHVERSDLPLLVDFWAPWCGPCKMMAPQFQQAAHQLEPRIRLAKVNTEAEPHLAAQFGIRSIPTLALFQGGREIARQAGVMGAQDIVRWTSTQVGR, encoded by the coding sequence ATGAAGAATGAGCTTCACCTCGTCTGCCCGCATTGCCAGTCCATCAACCGCGTACCGACTGCGAAGCTATCGGAACATCCCAACTGTGGCCGCTGCCAGCAGCCCTTGTTCACGGGCGAGCCCATCGAGTTGACCACGGCGACGTTCTCGCGCCACGTGGAGCGCAGCGATCTGCCGCTGCTGGTCGATTTCTGGGCGCCATGGTGCGGGCCGTGCAAGATGATGGCGCCACAGTTCCAGCAAGCGGCACACCAGCTCGAACCGAGGATCCGGCTGGCGAAGGTGAATACCGAGGCTGAGCCCCACCTGGCCGCGCAGTTCGGTATCCGCAGCATCCCGACGCTCGCCCTGTTCCAGGGTGGGCGGGAGATCGCCCGTCAGGCCGGCGTGATGGGCGCGCAGGACATCGTGCGCTGGACGTCGACGCAAGTGGGACGCTGA